A stretch of DNA from Phycisphaerales bacterium AB-hyl4:
AGCCAGTCCGACTCCGGCCGCTTCTCCACGCCCTCGTCATGACGCTCGACGCTGTTGCCATTCTGGTAGCGGTGCCACTTGCTCAAGGTGCGGCGGTTGTAGACGCACCGGCCAAGGTAAGCCGGATTTTCGAGAATCGGCAGGATGGTCTGCACCGTAAACCGACTGCCGCGCGAGGTGCGGAAGCCGGCCGCATTGATCGCGTCGCGCAGCTCCCGCGTCGGCTTGCCGGCCGCGTAGTCGCTGAACATCTTTTGCAACGCTCGCACCCGCTCGGGCATCGACGGCACCAGCGTGCATTGCTCGTGATCCTGCTTCTGATACCGCCGGCCCTTGGGCAGTTGCTCGCGAACATCGCCGGTGGTCGGATCAAGCACGGCCTGCGTCCCGGCGTCCAGGTCACGGACGATGCGGCGCGGCGTGCCATCGTCGCCCAGGATGAGCCGGTCATAACCAAAGGGGATCGGCCCGCCCGGCCAGAAGCCACGCTGCACGCGGTGAGCGATGCCCCGGATGGTGTCGCGCGAGAGCTTGCGCAGGTAATCGCCGTTCTGGTGATGTTCGACGTAGCTCATCAAGCCGGCCGCAAAGCCGCCCTGCGACTCCTGCCCCGTCGCCGCGTACATGACGCGCTTGCCCGCTTCCGTTAGCCGGCGTTCCAACAGCATGCCGTCGAGCGGATCTTTCGGCCGGGCCAGCCGGTTGCGGTCCCAGGTCAGCACCACGTCGACGTCCTGCCGATGCGCGGCGTCGGCCAGCAATTGCTCCAGGCCCGGCCGGCGCAGATCACTGCCGCTGATCGCGTCATCGCTGTAAACGGCCACGAGCTGCCAGCCCTTGCTCGCGGCGAACGCTTCGAGCTGCGCCTGCTGCTGTTGCAGAGATTCTTCCTGGCGGTCTGATGAACGACGGATATAGCCGATGGCCTGCGTCATGCTGAATTGCTCCCGGTGTGCGTGCGTCGCTGGCTGCGTTTGAACAAAGATACACCAGCTTGAGCCCGCGCGCACTCAGCCGCCGCGAACTTTTCGCCTTCCCGTTGATACCGCGCCTGCCGCAACTTCACCCGCTCGGTGAATTCCGCATCATTCCAGCCGTACTCTTTCACGGTGTCCTTCACCATCGCCAAATGCGTCTCCAAATCGAGCATCTCGCCCGGCTCGATCAAATCGCCTTGCCGGTCGGCCGCCACGAGCGAAGTGAGATAGCCCAGCAACTGCTTGCACAACTGCTCCCGATCTGCCTTGACGGCCTTGGCCCGAATCAGCGGCATGGCATGTTGCGCACCGGTGTAGCCCGCCTGCACCACCGGCCACCAGGGCAGCAGTTTCTGCCGCGTGTGATGCTTGGCCGGATCATCAACCATGCGTAGCCATTGGCCGGTGAAGTACGCCCACAGGTTCGGCGTTAGTTGCTCCAGATCTTCGAACGTGTCCACGCCCAGCGCCTTGATGCCCTCACGCTTGGCTTCAAACTCCACGCGGATGATGCGGTGATCGTCAGCCACCGACTGCACGCCCCATACGTCATACATCCAGATTTTCTTCCCGCCCCTGGCGATGATTTCCAGCGGCTTGTCGTACATTCGGCCCATGATCTTGCCCTTGCCGATCTGCAACCCGGTGCGGCGCAACTTGCTGAAAAAAGGCACGCGATACTCCGCCCGGCTCACGACATACTCGCGCAACTCGCGGTCCCAGGCAGCGACTGGCAGCAGCACGTCCACGCACAGGTCCGCCCGGCTCACCTTGCACGCCATCACCTTGCCCCCGGCCGCGTCGATCAGATCATGTACCCGCTGTACCACCGACGCCGGCCCATGCGTCCAGAGGGTTTCGGATCGAATGGTGACCATCACGCCCGGCCGACTCGTCGGCGTCGGCGAATGACCGACCGACCAACTCATCGATCCGCTGTTGAGCAGGTAGGCGTGCCCGCTCGTGCCGTGGGGCTTGACCGTGAACAGCCAGGCAGCCGAACCATCGTCGAGCATGATGCGGCCCGGCACCTCGGCATCGTTGCCCGCCGCTTCCTGCTTCAACTCGGCCAGCTTGTACAGCAGCCGCTCATCGAGCCAGTGCACATCCAGCGCCAGCACCAGCGAATCGATGCCACACGCCAGCACCCTTGCAGGCTCACCAGGTGACAAGCGCACGTTTGAAGGGGGGCTGATAGTCACTTGCCCCCCTTGCCGGGGCCCGAGCGGTCGCCGTCGGTTGGGAGCCTCCCCGCTGCCGCGGGGCCCCCTCCCAAGCCGCCGCCGCCCGCTCGGTCCGCGGAACCTTCACAGTCGACAATCGCACCCCCTCCCGTCCCCCGGTCCCCGGGGGAGCCCCCCGGAAGCCCGTTGCGGGTCAGACGGCGCACCAGCATCGACGCCAGCAGGCGGCGCACACGGTCGGCGGCGGCGTGTTGTTCGGAGTCGGTGCGTTCAGCTACGACGTAGGCGATTTGCCAGTCGGTCGAACCATCGCCGCAGCCAGGTGCCGCGCTGGTTGCGGGCATTGGCACGCTCGGCCGACTTGGGCCGGGGCATGGGGATGCGGACTGATGGCGGTTCCGACTCATAAGAATCGGAGACTACGGCCGAAAGCAGCAAATGAGCGTGACGGCCCGCCGGGGCAACTTTGTCACGGTCCAAATGTATGTCCCAGAAGCGCTTAGCCCGATGCACCGCCTGACGCCAGGCTTCCTCCCCATCGGGCAAATCGGCGTCGATGGCATGCGGATCGCCGGTGCGGTCCTTCTCCATCGCATCGAACAGCCGCCGCACGTCCACCGGCCGCAGCTTGTGGCCCAGCGATTCACTCATGACGACGATGTGCGCCGCCAGCCGGGCCTTGACGTTGGCCCGTTCCTGGCTGGTATCTGGATGGCCGAGATACGCCTGGGCGACCAGCGTGCCGGCCAGTTCGTCGCGCTCCATGCCGAATCGCTGCACCTGCCTGCCGATCGCCGGATCGCCCAGCACAGTCTTGTCCAGACGCAGCAGCTTGTCCAGTGCGACCCGATCACCGCGTCGCGCCTTGGCGTAAAGCCGCGTCGGTGATTCGCCATACTCCAACATGGCCGGTACGACGACCAGCATGCAGAACTGGACTTCAGGTAAAGTCATTGCCTTGTCCATGTCCACCTCCGGCAGCGGGTCAACATCAGCAACCACGGCTGCCAGATCAGACAAGTGCTCAAAGTACATGCGCTGCAACGCCTCGTTGATGAACGCCTGCACGATCGCTATCGCTGCCGGCGGCGCGTCATCTAGCATCGCCAGCTTGTCGAGCCCTGGGCGTGCCTGGCGCATTTCAAGAAAGCGCCCCATCTGCGGCATCACCTCCGGCATGCCATCGGGCCAGAACGTGGACCGCACCACTCGCCGCATGCGATCCGGATCACGGTAGAGGCGCAGCCAGTAAGACGAGCCCTGCACTTTGTTGAGCTTGCGGCCCGCCGCTCCGGATCGGATCAGGTTCACCCAGTCGATGGAAAGCGGTGCCCCGGCAGCCAGTTGCTGAGCGACAACGGCAACCATGATGGGCTTCCCGACAGCCCATCGATGAAGATAGTGAACTGCTGATAAGTCGAATGTCATTTTGATCGCGCGCGAAAGCTCTCGCCCTACGATTCGGGCGGCAGGCTGTCCCGAAATTTTACAAACTCGGGATGACCGCGAATGTTGTCGAAATCGGAATCATGATCGAGTTCTTCGCGAGTGGTATGCGAATCGAGCGCACGCCACGCTTCTAAGGCACGGACGGTTTCGACCACTTGATCGTGCATAGCTCTAGCGCAGGCGATATTGAAGTACGCCTTGGCTTTTTGTTCGACCGGGGCGTCGGGCAGGTCGATCACCGCCGAGAAGTCGTCGATCGCCCGCTGTACGTCGCCGTCCTCGCCACGCTGGCCGTATGTAATGCCACGGTTGTTGAGGGCTTGGGCCTTCTGCTCGGCCGGGGCGTCGGGCAGATTGATCACCGCCGAGAAGTCGTCGATCGCCCGCTGTACGTCGCCGTCCTCGCCACGCTGGCCGTATGTAATGCCACGGTTGTTGAGGGCTTGGGCCTTCTGCTCGGCCGGGGCGTCGGGCAGATTGATCACCGCCGAGTAGTCGTCGATCGCCCGCTGTAAGTCGCCGTCCTCACCACGCTGCCCGTACATAACGGCGCGGTTGTTGAGGGCCCTGGCCTTTTGCTCGGCCGGAGCGTCGGGCAGATCGATCACCGCCGAGTGGTCGTCGATTTTCCGCTGTACGTCGCCGTCCTCGCCGCGCTGGCCGTATGTAACGCCGCGTCTGTTAAGGGCCCTGGCCTTCTGCTCGACCGGGGCGTCGGGCAGGTCGATCACCGCCGAGTAGTCGGCAATCGCCCGCTGGAAGTCGCCGTCCCCGCCACGCTGCCCGTACGCAATGCCGCGATTGTTGAAGGCTCTGGCCTTCTGCTCGACCGGGGCGTCGGGCAGGTCGATCACCACCGAGAAGTCGTCGATTTTCCGCTGTACGTCGCCGTCCTCGCCACGCTGGCCGTATGTAAAGCCGCGGCTGTTGAGGGCCTTAGCCTTCTGCTCGACCGGTGCGTCGGGCAGATCGATCACCGCCGAGAAGTCGTCAATCGCCCGCTGCACGTCGCCGTCCTCGCCGCGCTGGCCGTATGTAATGCCACGGTTGTTGAGGGCCAAGGCCTTCTGCTCGGCCGGGGCGTCGGGCAGATCGATCACCGCCGAGTAGTCGTCGATTTTCCGCTGCACGTCGCCGTCCTCACCACGCTGCCTGTATGCAACACCGCGGTTGAAGAGGGCCTTGGCCTTCTGCTCGGCCGGGCTGTCGGGCAGGTCGATCACCGCCGAGAAGTCGTCGATCGCCCGCTGCACGTCGCCATCCTCGCCACGCTGGCCGTACGTAATACCGCGGCTGTTGAGGGCTTGGGCCTTCTGCTCGACCGGGGCGTCGGGCAGGTCGATCACCGCCGAGTAATCGTCGATTTCCCGCTGCACGTCGCCATCCTCGCCACGCTGGCCGTACGTAATACCGCGGCTGTTGAGGGCCTTCGCCTTCTGCTCGACCGGGGCGTCGGGCAGGTCGATCACCGCCGAGTGGTCGTCGATTTCCCGCTGCACGTCGCCGTCCTCGCCACGCTCGCCGTAGGTAATGCCACGGTTGAAGCGGGCCTGGGCCTTCAACTCGACCGGTGCGTCGGGCAGGTCGATCACCGCCGAGTAGTCGTCGATTTCCCGCTGCACGTCGCCGTCCTCACCACGCTCGCCGTACATAACTCCGCGGTTGAAGCGGGCCTTCGCCTTCTGCTCGACCGGTGCGTCGGGCAGGTCGATCACCGCCGAGTAATCGTCGATTTCCCGCTGCACGTCGCCGTCCTCACCACGCTCGCCGTACATAACGGCGCGGTTGTTGAGGGCCTGGGCCTTCAGCTCGACCGGTGCGTCGGGCAGATCGATCACCGCCGAGTAGTCGTCGATTTCCCGCTGTAAGTCGCCGTCCTCACCACGCTGCCCATACGCGATGCCGCGGTTGAAGAGAGCCTTGGCCTTCTGCCCGGTCGGGGCGTTGGGCCGGTCGATCACAGCCGAGAAGTCGTCGATCGCCCGCTGCACGTCGCCGTCCTCGCCACGCTGGCCGTATGCAACACCGCGATTGTAGAGGGCTTTGGCCTTTTGCTCGGTGGTGGCGTCGGGCATGTCGATTATGCGCTTCCAGCCCTGAATCGCATTGGTCAGTTCTCCATTCAGAGCGGCTCGAAGCGCATGATTCATAAGGTTTGCGACGCTCGCGGTCATTTCGGTTTGGTCTGAAGATTCTTCTGTCGAACTCGCTGCATCGGAGAAATAGTGACTCTGCGCTTCCTTGAGGGAAACAATCGTCCGGTTTAATGTGGTCTGCGGTGAGTCAATATCCTCAATTGACTCACCAGTGGCCTTCTCACCGCGTACCTTACCACTGGTACGACTGGTGGTTGAGTTCTTTTCTTCAGGCAACGTGATGCCTTGTATTTCTTCGATCAGACCTTGGAGGGGGTTAAAAAGAACCGAGGGCCAGCTTCCGAGGCCAAGACCTCGATGTAGATTGAGGAGTGCCCCATCTGCCCCGCCACGAGGCAACGGAACATAAAACCGGTTGCTCGTATCTTGACTCAGAAGTTTGACGACCTCTTCACGAAGACCACCTGCGCCGGCCTCGTCCGGATCGTGCATATCGCACCAATAAAGGTTGCCATCGAATCGGCCGCACTCCTGCAACGCCGCCATTGTTGTATCCGGCCAACCACCGTAGCCGATGACAATAACACCATGCTTTTCGAAGTATTGTGTCAGCGCGCCCCGGTTTTGACGTGCAAGACGCGTCATTTCTGCTGATGTGTTGGCAAGAAAATAGCGGTGAATGCTGCCATGCGTATAGATCAGGTGGATCGCTCCATCAGACCCATCGTCTGGAGGAACAATGCCTTGTTCTGGCTGATCCGTCATGAAGTAGAGTTGATTGACGAGTTGCAAGCCACGTTGGAGGAGGGGGTCGAAATTAGTCGTAAAAATCGTGTGGCAGAACGGCCGTCTAAATGTATCTCGATGCGCATCACGGTGTTGCTCTCGGAGAATCGAACCAAGCGCAACGTGGCCCATGTTCATTTCACGGCCGATTCGTCGAACGACGTCACGAAGGTAATCGCGCTGTAGCGAAGGCATGTTCAATCCCGCGCGGACGTCGCCTCGCATCATCGCCTGATACGCTTTCCCGATGTTGTCACCACTTGGCCTGGGCAGTCCATCACCCTCTGACAACTCAAACGCCCTATTTGTCTGCTGATGTATTTCCTTCCACATCTTCTTTGCGTAATCATCCAACGCTGGGTCAGCGTCACTGGCTGCTTGGAACGGCTCTTCGGGAGCCGAAATCATTTCCTTACGCATCAGCCACCACGGGACGTCGCGTCGAACCATCTGGGTAGCAGTGGGAACTAATGGAAAGCTCATCCCGGCCCCGAGAAGCAACGTGTAGGCCGCACCAGGTTGATCAGACCGCCGGCGGAGACTGGTTGAGACGTTCTCAACCAGGTCGGCAAGCGACATTGTGGCAAAAGGCAGTTCAGGCATGGCGTAAAGCTCCCGGTTCGCTCATCCAAGGGTGAATCGTACCAGAGAATAAAATTCAGCATTGAGCGAGGAGAAGCGGCGGTTATTGTCAACGCAGGGAATCGCTAGACGGCGGCTCTATAGCAAAAATTATTGGCACGAATCAAATTAGCCGAATCGAATCCACCCCCCGCTATTCCAGCTAAGAAAGGGACTTGCGTTTACGCGAGTCCCTTTTTTTATGCCCATTTCGAGGCCGGTTGTACATCAATTTGTACATCACCGCCGGGCAAACATGGAAAGGAACTCGCCGATTCACCGTCCATTCCGGCGGAGGTTTCGAATCATGGCGAGTCTGATCAAACGCGAGAAAACTTACTACCTTCAAGACCGCATCGGCGGCAAGCTCAAACGCTGGAGCCTCAAGACCTCGGCCTACCAAGTCGCCAAGGAACGGCTACGGCAGTACGAATCCGCCCAGGCCCAGGGCATTGACAACCCGCTGCACACCCGCACGCCCATCGGCCAGGTGCTCGAGGCCTACGCCAAGCACATCCGGGCCAGCAAGACGCCCAAGATGGCCCAGACCCTGCCGTTACAGGGCGAGTAACCGATTTTCAGCCGCCATGGGCTGCGGATTCTCCCCGGCAGGCTGGTGGGTCGCCTCGCAATATGTTTTATCCGACGTTGATTTCCTTTCGCCCCGGACCAATGATTAAGCGATGCCCCGGGGGGCTACGCTCGGTTTGCGCCCACGGCAAGCGGCCGATGAGCATCTCAGCCTTGTTTAGAAACAGTCATGCCTGAAAAACCTCCTACGGCCGTGGCAGGCGAAGGTCACCCGCCCTACGAAGAAGAGTTCCGAGTCATCGGCCATATCCTTGAGCGGGACGCCGAACCGATCATGGAACGCTGGTACGAGCGGGCCACTGAGGAGCAGGTGCATGCGGACTCAGGCCAGCGCAGCGCGGTAATGAACGAGTTGCTGCACATGCTCCAGTCGCTGGGCCAGCAGCTCAAGGAGCAGGACCGCCCCGCGATGACGCATGCGGCCGACATCGCCCGGGAGCATGGGAAGCAACGGTCCGGCCTCGGGTGGGACATCGTGGAACTGGTGCGGGACTACGAGATTCTGCACGGCGTGATGCTGGAGCATCTGGGCCAAATGCTGGACAAGCGGTTGACCTATCGCCAGGCAATGATCATCGCCACGGTGGTCGACGGCACCACCGGCAGCGCAGTCGAAGCCTTCAGCGAGGTCATGCAGCAGCGGCTGGAGCAGCGGGCCGAGCAGCTCCGACGCCTGGCCATGGAATTGGCGCAGACCGAGCACCGCGAGCGTCGCCGGCTGGCCCAGTTGCTCCACGACAACCTCCAGCAACTCCTGGTGGCGATCCAACTCCAGGTCGACGGCCTGCCACACGAAGCCGACCGGCCGCGTTTCCTGAAGCAGATCCAACACGTCCAGAACCTGGTCAGCGAGGCGAGCGAGGCCTCGCGTTCGCTGACCGGCCAGCTCAGCCCGCCGCTGCTTTACGAGGTGGGCCTTGTGGCGGCCCTGCGGTGGCTGGCCCGCCAGATGCTTAAGAACCACAACCTCAAGATCCACCTTCAAACCGATGACCAGATCGAGGTGCCCGATGAGGCGACGCGGGTCACCTTGTTCGAGGGGGCGCGGGAGCTGCTGCTGAACGTGGCCAAGCACGCGCAGGCCGGCGAGGCCTGGGTGCGCGTGGAGCAGACGGAGCAGCAGGTGCGGCTGACGGTGGAGGATCATGGGGCAGGGTACGAGTCCGGGCAACCCGCAAGGGAATCGGACCCGTCGGGCTTCGGGCTGGCGAACATTCGAGAGCGGATGCAGTGGCTCGGCGGGTCCATGCACGAGGCGTCGGCCCCGGGCGAAGGCACGCGGACCGTCTTGGAGGCACCGCGTCAACCTGCCCCGGAAAGCAAGGCCGAGCCTGATGCGGCCAACGCGTCGGCCCCGGGGTGCAAACCGGCGGGGAACGGCGCGGCGTCGCCGGAGGCGGGCAGTCGATGCCGGGTCTTGGTCGTCGATGATCACCACGTGGTGCGCCAGGGACTCGTGCGGCTGATCACCGAGGCGCCGGATTTCGAGGTGATCGCGGAGGCCGGCGACGGCGTGGAGGCCGTGGAAATGGCGCACGAACATCGTCCGGACGTGATCGTGATGGACGTGACCATGCCCCGGATGGACGGTGTTGAAGCCACCCGTCGGATCGCCGAGGAGCTTCCCGACATCCGCATCATCGGCCTTTCCCTCCATGCCGAGGAGGACATGGCCCAGCGGATGCGCAACGCCGGCGCCCACGCCTACCTCAACAAGTCCGGCCCGATGGAAGAGCTGCTGGCGGCGATGCGGGACGGCCGCCCCGCGTAGGCGGCGGTGCTGGTGGCGTGGCGGTGACTCCACGTGAGCCGACGCCCCTCAACCAAGCCAAGGCCAACCATCCACCACATGTTCGACGTTGCCTGCGGCTACGCCACATGTCTGTACGACACAAGCCGCGTGTAAACAGGTATAGCTGAATCGAATCCACCCCCCGCTACTTTTTAGCTTAAAGGGGCTTGCGGCCACGCGAGCCCCTTTTTTTACGCGCGTGTTAGGGGCCTTTGTCCCCCAAACTGACCCCCGCACGCCAACCAAGAGACTTACCGAGAAACGAATCGTTCGATTGCCCGGAGGTTCCTTCATCATGGCTTGTCTCAAGAAGCGCGGCACCACTTACTACGCTCAATATTACGTCGGCCGAAAGCAGCGACGCGTCATCGGGGTGACAGCGTGGTGGCAGTGCTGGCGTGGGGCTGGGGCGTTTCTTGTTTGTGGTTTGCCGTTGGGGGCTTGAGGAGGTGGAGCAGCCTAGGCTCGACATGGAGGTGATGCACGGATGCGAAGCATGATGGTGCCATGGCAGGCCGGCGACTGGATGGGGGCGATGTATGCGCGTGTTCCGCCGAGGGTGATCGCGTCGACGGATCGGGTGTTGCAGTGCGGCTCAGCGTTGGCGCGGGGGCGGATGCCGGCGGTCTGCTATGAAGGGGCGTTGGCGGAGACGGGGGAGCGGGGGCGTGTGGCGGTGGTGGATGCTCAGCCGTCGGTGACGCATTTCGTGCAGCGGCTGTTTGCCGAGCCGGTCGAGCCGACGCCGGCGGGCGTGGTGACGTGGCTGCGGCTTAGCGAGGGGCTGGATCGGCTGGCGGACGAGTCGGATCTGGTGTTGGCGCGGTTGCATGGCGGGCTCGGCCGACGGCGGCTGGGTGACGCATACCTGCGCGTGCCCGAGGCGGTGGCGTGCCGGGCGGCGCTGCCTGCAGAGGGGGCGTTGCCGGTGCGGGCGAAGCGAGGGCAGGCCCGGAACCTGCGCGTGCTGCGCCGTTCAGGGTTGGGGTGGGATGTATCGCATGACGCTTGCGACTTCGTGCGCTTTTACGAGCGGATGTATGTGCCGTTCGCTGAGCATCGATTTGGTGAGATGGCGTATGTGCGTGGCATGCAGCGGCTGCGCAGTCACTTCCTGCGCGGCGGGCTGATTCGGGTGATGGACGATGGGCAGTGGGTGGGCGGCGTGGTGTATGGCGTTGATAGTGGATGCTTGCGTGTGTGGGTGGTGGGTCTGGCTGAAGGTGATACGGCCCTGCTGGAACGCGGGGTGATGACGGCGAACTGGGCCTTCGCGTTTGAGCGTGCGCAACAACTCGGCCTGACGTCTTGCCACATGGGGCTGAGTCGGCCGACGTTGAACGATGGCGTGCTGGTCTACAAGAAGCGGTGGGGCGCGGCATTGGGCGATCGGCAGCCGACGCATTGCGATCTGTTTGCGCGGTGGGACCGTTTCAATGCGACGGTGCGGCGGTGGCTGCAAGTCAGCCCGATGCTGTTTCATGATGACGGTCGACTGTCGGGGCTGACGGGGGTGGATGAGCCGACTGAGTGTGAGGGGTTGGAGCGGTTGGCGGTTGAACTGGCGATGCCTGGCATGCGGCGGTTGTGCGTCGTGTCGCCGGGCGTTGAGCGGGCGCAGCGTTGCGAGATGCGTGACGAGCGCGTGCGCGAGTTGGCGGTGCAGGTCGTGCCGGCGGGGTCGTCGGCGGAACTGGTCACGCTGTTGGGCACGGCCGGGGGCGAATGAAAAAGCCAGACTTCGGCGATTGCCAGTGGACCTGCTGAAGCGGGGCGCATAGGCATAGCATGCTGAGTAGATGTTGATGAAGGCGCGTCGTTGAAGACGCAAGGTTGCGTGCCGACCGGTTTCGGCGAGATGCACGGTCGAAGTGGTTCGTCCACAAAAGCGGAAAGCGGGAGTCGATGAATTGCATGGCATGGACCGAACCTGGCGGACCCCACACGCGAACGTCGAGCGGCGTTGCGCCGGAGAAGAACTTGAATGGCGACGGTGTTGATGCCGACGTGGAAGTGTGTGACAAAGACGAGCGGGCGATCACCGATCGGCCGCGGGTGAAGCGGCGCGTGCTGGTGCTGTGTGGCGACGTGGCGGGGAATCTAGGCGACCATGCGATATTGAAAGCGGTATGTGACACGTTGCGCGCGGCCGACCCGGCGATCGCGTTGCGGTTGACGGTGACGTGTTCGAATCGCGCGACGGCTCGACGGTCGTTCCGTGCGACGACGTTGCCGACCGGCTGGCGGGCCTGGCCGGGGCTGTGGCGTGCGGCGCGGCGGAGCGATCTGGTGATCTGTGGCGGGGGCGGGCTGTTTCAGGATGACGACAGCCTCGTGAAGATGCCGTACTGGGCGGCGCGGGTGATGGTGGCGAAGTCGGGCTGCGCACGGGTGGCGGGGGTGTCGCTGGGGGTCGGGCCGTTGAAGGCATGGGTGAGCCGGGCGGCGGGACGGGCGGCGCTGCGTCGGCTTGACCCAGTGTCGGTGCGGGATTCGCGGGCGCAATCGTTGGCGAGCACGTTGACGGATCGGCCGGTGTCGGTCGTGCCGGACCCGGCGATGTTGCTGAAGCCCGCGTCGGAGGCGTCGGCGTCGGCGGTGTTGGCGGCGCATGGTGTGCCGTTGGACGGTCGGCCGCTGATCGGAGTGACGGCGCGGCGATGGTTTCCGCCGCGGGCGCGTGTCGTGCCGTATCGACTGGCGTGGCGTTGGCGTGGCGTGGGCGAACGTGAGCGGGCTAACAATCGGCGGTTGGCGGGTTTGCTCGCCGTGGCGTTGGACCGGGTAGTCGAGCGTTGCGGGGGACATGTGGTGTTTTTGCCGAGCTACAACTGTCCGCATGAGGCCGACGACGCGTTGTGTGAACTTGTGGGCGAGCAGTTGCGGCGATCGTCGTGGTCGCTGATCCGCCTCGACTCGCCGACGGTTTACAAGGCGGTGACGGCGAAGCTGTCGGTCATGCTCGGCGGACGAATGCATCCGACGCTGCTTGCCGCGAGCGTCGGTACGCCGGTGGTGGGGCTGGCGTACAACCCGAAATTCCATGGTCTGTTCGATCTACTCGGCCTCGAAGGTCGTGTGATTGATGTTCTCGATTTCGTCGAACACCAACTTGTCGCGCAACTCGTTGAGACGGTTGAGCGCGCGATGTGCGACGGAGCGGAAACGAAGCCAGATGGTGAGCCGGGTCTGGCTGGGCGTGTCGACGACCTCGCGGAGCAGACGCGAACATTCCTTCAATCGCTTGTCAGGACGATCCGATGAATTACCTCGCTCAATGCCAGGCATGCATCAGTGCGCACTATGCGTTGAAATATGATTTCAAGCAGATTCGGCGCATCCAGTGGCAGAGGCTGCGTCGGCTGGTGACCGAGGCGTACCTGTCCATCCCGTATTATCGTCAACGGCTGGATGAAGCGGGCGTTGAGCCGAGCGATCTGCAAAGTCTTGACGACCTGCATCGCCTGCCGGTGATGACGAAGGCGGACTTCCAGTCGGCGGACCCGCGTTCGCTGCTCAGCCAGCGTATTTTGCCAGCCCGCCTGGTGCGCGAGCAGACTAGCGGTTCAAGCGGTCGGCCGTTTGTGATGTACTTTGATGAGGCGTACCGCCGAATGCGCAAGGCGTTGTTCCTGCGCGCGTTGGTGGACTGCGGCTATCGGCCGGGCCAGCGATTGCTGATCGTCACGTCGAGGGAAAAGACCGGCGTGCCGGCGTGGATGGGCTGGCGGTATGTCAGCTACAAAGACCCGCCACATCACAACATCGAGCAGCACAACAGCATACGGCCGCACGTGCTTTATGGCTGGGTCACACCCATGCGGCAGATGGCCGAGGTTATTCGTAACAAAGGCTTGGTCGTGCATCGGCCCAACGTTTTGATCACCACGGCCGAAACACTTGACCCGCCCACGCACCGCCTACTCGGCGAAGCGTTCGGCTGCCCCGTTTATGAGATCTACGGCCTGACCGAAACGGGCACGGTTGCCTGGCAGTCGCCGAGTCAGCCGCACTTTCGCATTTCACACGAGTCGATGATCGTCGAGTTTCTGTCCGGGCCCGACGCCGGCCCGGCACGCCGGCTGGTGGTGACCAACCTGGGCCTGCGGTCGATGCCTTTCATCCGCTACGACACGGGCGACCTCGCCATTCCAATCGCGGCGCAGGCGTCGGCAACGGCAACCGACGCCGCCGCGACGTTGCCTGCGATCGAGCGTGTTGATGGCCGACATGTGGATTGCGTTCGACTCGGCGACGGTCGCATTGTTTC
This window harbors:
- a CDS encoding recombinase family protein, producing the protein MTQAIGYIRRSSDRQEESLQQQQAQLEAFAASKGWQLVAVYSDDAISGSDLRRPGLEQLLADAAHRQDVDVVLTWDRNRLARPKDPLDGMLLERRLTEAGKRVMYAATGQESQGGFAAGLMSYVEHHQNGDYLRKLSRDTIRGIAHRVQRGFWPGGPIPFGYDRLILGDDGTPRRIVRDLDAGTQAVLDPTTGDVREQLPKGRRYQKQDHEQCTLVPSMPERVRALQKMFSDYAAGKPTRELRDAINAAGFRTSRGSRFTVQTILPILENPAYLGRCVYNRRTLSKWHRYQNGNSVERHDEGVEKRPESDWLTVEGAWPALVDADTFEQVKHRRTSSREQHRHTTGRAVKAGYLLTGLAFCGICGGRLTGQTTISGKGYRTRYYVCATHHAGHHDRCPKRHKIPADKVEGHILGLIREDVGRIRHDHKLHEYIADELRRVSGGNEDAREQLKRRQDDLGRQIDKVREHLLAMDAESAKVMGLYEKAAELTEQQKQVEQALAKLGDELPTLPEVAELQARAVAAFDELEKVLESGTLEEKRELIAAYVQKIKAEPDHHQVQISLYPALFSRKIAGGGFEPPTSGL
- a CDS encoding SIR2 family protein; translated protein: MSLADLVENVSTSLRRRSDQPGAAYTLLLGAGMSFPLVPTATQMVRRDVPWWLMRKEMISAPEEPFQAASDADPALDDYAKKMWKEIHQQTNRAFELSEGDGLPRPSGDNIGKAYQAMMRGDVRAGLNMPSLQRDYLRDVVRRIGREMNMGHVALGSILREQHRDAHRDTFRRPFCHTIFTTNFDPLLQRGLQLVNQLYFMTDQPEQGIVPPDDGSDGAIHLIYTHGSIHRYFLANTSAEMTRLARQNRGALTQYFEKHGVIVIGYGGWPDTTMAALQECGRFDGNLYWCDMHDPDEAGAGGLREEVVKLLSQDTSNRFYVPLPRGGADGALLNLHRGLGLGSWPSVLFNPLQGLIEEIQGITLPEEKNSTTSRTSGKVRGEKATGESIEDIDSPQTTLNRTIVSLKEAQSHYFSDAASSTEESSDQTEMTASVANLMNHALRAALNGELTNAIQGWKRIIDMPDATTEQKAKALYNRGVAYGQRGEDGDVQRAIDDFSAVIDRPNAPTGQKAKALFNRGIAYGQRGEDGDLQREIDDYSAVIDLPDAPVELKAQALNNRAVMYGERGEDGDVQREIDDYSAVIDLPDAPVEQKAKARFNRGVMYGERGEDGDVQREIDDYSAVIDLPDAPVELKAQARFNRGITYGERGEDGDVQREIDDHSAVIDLPDAPVEQKAKALNSRGITYGQRGEDGDVQREIDDYSAVIDLPDAPVEQKAQALNSRGITYGQRGEDGDVQRAIDDFSAVIDLPDSPAEQKAKALFNRGVAYRQRGEDGDVQRKIDDYSAVIDLPDAPAEQKALALNNRGITYGQRGEDGDVQRAIDDFSAVIDLPDAPVEQKAKALNSRGFTYGQRGEDGDVQRKIDDFSVVIDLPDAPVEQKARAFNNRGIAYGQRGGDGDFQRAIADYSAVIDLPDAPVEQKARALNRRGVTYGQRGEDGDVQRKIDDHSAVIDLPDAPAEQKARALNNRAVMYGQRGEDGDLQRAIDDYSAVINLPDAPAEQKAQALNNRGITYGQRGEDGDVQRAIDDFSAVINLPDAPAEQKAQALNNRGITYGQRGEDGDVQRAIDDFSAVIDLPDAPVEQKAKAYFNIACARAMHDQVVETVRALEAWRALDSHTTREELDHDSDFDNIRGHPEFVKFRDSLPPES
- a CDS encoding response regulator yields the protein MPEKPPTAVAGEGHPPYEEEFRVIGHILERDAEPIMERWYERATEEQVHADSGQRSAVMNELLHMLQSLGQQLKEQDRPAMTHAADIAREHGKQRSGLGWDIVELVRDYEILHGVMLEHLGQMLDKRLTYRQAMIIATVVDGTTGSAVEAFSEVMQQRLEQRAEQLRRLAMELAQTEHRERRRLAQLLHDNLQQLLVAIQLQVDGLPHEADRPRFLKQIQHVQNLVSEASEASRSLTGQLSPPLLYEVGLVAALRWLARQMLKNHNLKIHLQTDDQIEVPDEATRVTLFEGARELLLNVAKHAQAGEAWVRVEQTEQQVRLTVEDHGAGYESGQPARESDPSGFGLANIRERMQWLGGSMHEASAPGEGTRTVLEAPRQPAPESKAEPDAANASAPGCKPAGNGAASPEAGSRCRVLVVDDHHVVRQGLVRLITEAPDFEVIAEAGDGVEAVEMAHEHRPDVIVMDVTMPRMDGVEATRRIAEELPDIRIIGLSLHAEEDMAQRMRNAGAHAYLNKSGPMEELLAAMRDGRPA